In Streptomyces sp. NBC_01408, one DNA window encodes the following:
- a CDS encoding stage II sporulation protein M has protein sequence MDLDVFVAAHRAEWDRLEQLLGRGRKLTGAEADELVELYQRTSTHLSLIQSSAPDPMLTGRLTQLVARARATVTGVRRAGWRDVVLFFTVGFPAAVYRSRAWWIPTALLSTALGVLIGWWIATHPEVQGAIAAPEELKALTKPGGEYETYYSSHPAASFAAQVWTNNAQAAAICLVLGAFLGLPVLWILFLNMANLGVGLGLMASAGRLDVFLGLILPHGLLELTAVFVAAGTGLRLGWTVIDPGPRTRREALAERGRAALGMAIGLAVVLFVSGLIEGFVTPSGLPTWARVSIGVAAEVAFLLYVYVLGGRASRAGEAGDVEAADQTATLPTAA, from the coding sequence ATGGATCTCGACGTCTTCGTGGCGGCCCATCGTGCGGAATGGGACCGCCTGGAGCAGCTCCTGGGCCGAGGCCGCAAGCTCACCGGCGCCGAGGCCGACGAACTCGTCGAGCTCTACCAGCGCACCTCCACCCACCTCTCGCTCATCCAGTCCAGCGCCCCCGACCCCATGCTCACGGGCCGGCTCACCCAGCTGGTGGCCCGTGCCCGCGCCACGGTGACCGGGGTCCGCCGGGCCGGCTGGCGCGACGTGGTCCTCTTCTTCACCGTCGGCTTCCCGGCCGCCGTCTACCGCAGCCGCGCCTGGTGGATACCGACCGCGCTGCTCTCCACGGCGCTGGGCGTGCTCATCGGCTGGTGGATAGCCACGCATCCGGAGGTCCAGGGCGCCATCGCCGCCCCGGAGGAGCTGAAGGCCCTCACGAAGCCGGGCGGCGAGTACGAGACGTACTACTCCAGCCACCCCGCGGCCTCCTTCGCCGCCCAGGTCTGGACGAACAACGCCCAGGCGGCCGCGATCTGCCTGGTCCTGGGCGCGTTCCTGGGGCTCCCGGTGCTCTGGATCCTCTTCCTGAACATGGCCAACCTCGGCGTCGGCCTCGGCCTGATGGCCTCCGCCGGCCGCCTCGACGTCTTCCTCGGCCTGATCCTGCCGCACGGCCTGCTCGAACTGACGGCGGTCTTCGTCGCGGCCGGCACGGGCCTGCGCCTGGGCTGGACGGTCATCGACCCGGGCCCCCGCACCCGCCGCGAGGCCCTGGCGGAACGGGGCCGCGCCGCCCTCGGCATGGCCATCGGCCTCGCAGTGGTCCTGTTCGTCTCCGGCCTCATCGAAGGCTTCGTGACCCCGTCCGGCCTCCCCACCTGGGCCCGCGTCTCGATCGGCGTGGCCGCGGAGGTGGCCTTCCTGCTCTACGTCTACGTCCTGGGAGGCCGCGCCTCCCGCGCCGGCGAGGCCGGCGACGTGGAGGCCGCCGACCAGACGGCGACGCTGCCGACCGCGGCCTGA
- a CDS encoding RDD family protein: MSDLVTGDAVVLGLRPARLPSRALAFLLDAAVYVTGYLTVSFGLTLATASLDFAAQAAVAVATVLLVLVGVPIAVETLTHGRSLGKLACGLRVVRDDGGPIRFRHALVRGAMGVVELLLTFGSVACIASLVSERGRRLGDVFGGTLVIRERVPGARVMPVPPPPPWLAGRFGGLDLSAVPEGLWLAIRQYLTRMGQLDPQVGAAMAVRLADDLVARTGTPPPPGVPAAAYLMAVVHERQSRDAARAFGGGAAQAAPVAPAPQVAQYVAPHATAHVAPYAAPQAAAPVAVPPVQVAPVRPPGGGGFAPPA; encoded by the coding sequence GTGAGCGATCTGGTGACGGGGGACGCTGTCGTCCTGGGGCTGCGGCCGGCGAGGCTGCCGAGCCGGGCGCTGGCGTTCCTGCTCGACGCGGCGGTGTACGTCACCGGATATCTGACGGTCTCGTTCGGGCTGACCCTGGCGACGGCCTCGCTGGACTTCGCCGCTCAGGCGGCCGTGGCGGTGGCCACCGTGCTGCTGGTGCTGGTCGGCGTGCCGATCGCGGTGGAGACCCTGACCCACGGGCGTTCGCTGGGCAAGCTCGCCTGCGGGCTGCGGGTCGTACGGGACGACGGCGGGCCGATCCGGTTCCGGCACGCGCTGGTGCGCGGGGCCATGGGGGTCGTGGAGCTCCTGCTCACCTTCGGGTCCGTGGCGTGCATCGCCTCGCTGGTGTCGGAGCGGGGGCGGCGGCTCGGGGACGTCTTCGGGGGGACGCTGGTCATCCGGGAGCGGGTGCCGGGCGCCCGGGTGATGCCGGTGCCCCCGCCGCCGCCGTGGCTGGCCGGGAGGTTCGGCGGGCTGGACCTGTCGGCCGTGCCGGAAGGGCTGTGGCTGGCGATCCGGCAGTACCTGACGCGCATGGGGCAGCTGGATCCGCAGGTCGGCGCCGCGATGGCGGTGCGGCTCGCGGACGATCTGGTGGCGCGTACGGGGACTCCGCCGCCGCCGGGGGTGCCCGCTGCCGCGTACCTGATGGCGGTGGTGCACGAGCGTCAGTCGCGGGACGCCGCCCGTGCCTTCGGCGGTGGCGCGGCGCAGGCCGCGCCCGTGGCCCCGGCTCCGCAGGTCGCCCAGTACGTCGCCCCGCACGCCACTGCGCATGTCGCTCCGTACGCCGCCCCGCAGGCGGCGGCGCCGGTCGCGGTGCCTCCCGTGCAGGTGGCGCCCGTACGGCCGCCGGGTGGCGGCGGGTTCGCACCGCCCGCCTGA
- the ahcY gene encoding adenosylhomocysteinase: MDFKVADLSLAAFGRKEITLAEHEMPGLMSIRAEYADAQPLAGARITGSLHMTVQTAVLIETLAALGADVRWASCNIFSTQDHAAAAIAVGPNGTPENPQGVPVFAWKGETLEEYWWCTEQALTWPNTPTGGPNMILDDGGDATLLVHKGVEFEKAGEAPDPSTADSEEYAYILTLLNRTLGENPQKWTQLASEIRGVTEETTTGVHRLYEMMAEGSLLFPAINVNDAVTKSKFDNKYGCRHSLIDGINRATDVLIGGKVAVVCGYGDVGKGCAESLRGQGARVIVTEIDPICALQAAMDGYQVATLDDVVETADIFITTTGNKDIIMAADMAKMKHQAIVGNIGHFDNEIDMAGLAKIEGIVKDEVKPQVHTWKFPDGKVLIVLSEGRLLNLGNATGHPSFVMSNSFADQTLAQIELFTKQAEYPTDVYVLPKHLDEKVARLHLDALGVRLTTLRPEQAEYIGVKVEGPYKADHYRY, from the coding sequence ATGGACTTCAAGGTCGCAGACCTTTCCCTTGCCGCCTTCGGCCGCAAGGAGATCACCCTCGCCGAGCACGAGATGCCCGGCCTGATGTCGATCCGCGCCGAGTACGCGGACGCGCAGCCCCTCGCCGGCGCCCGCATCACCGGCTCCCTGCACATGACCGTGCAGACGGCCGTGCTCATCGAGACCCTCGCCGCCCTCGGCGCCGACGTCCGCTGGGCCTCCTGCAACATCTTCTCCACCCAGGACCACGCGGCCGCCGCCATCGCGGTCGGCCCGAACGGTACCCCGGAGAACCCGCAGGGCGTCCCCGTCTTCGCCTGGAAGGGCGAGACGCTGGAGGAGTACTGGTGGTGCACGGAGCAGGCCCTGACCTGGCCGAACACCCCCACCGGCGGCCCGAACATGATCCTCGACGACGGTGGTGACGCCACCCTCCTCGTCCACAAGGGCGTCGAGTTCGAGAAGGCCGGCGAGGCCCCGGACCCGTCGACGGCGGACTCCGAGGAGTACGCGTACATCCTCACCCTGCTGAACCGCACCCTCGGAGAGAACCCGCAGAAGTGGACGCAGCTCGCGTCCGAGATCCGCGGCGTCACCGAGGAGACCACCACCGGTGTCCACCGCCTCTACGAGATGATGGCCGAGGGCAGCCTGCTCTTCCCGGCGATCAACGTGAACGACGCCGTCACCAAGTCGAAGTTCGACAACAAGTACGGCTGCCGCCACTCCCTGATCGACGGCATCAACCGCGCCACCGACGTCCTCATCGGCGGCAAGGTCGCGGTCGTCTGCGGCTACGGCGACGTCGGCAAGGGCTGCGCCGAGTCCCTGCGCGGCCAGGGCGCCCGCGTGATCGTCACCGAGATCGACCCCATCTGCGCCCTCCAGGCCGCGATGGACGGCTACCAGGTCGCCACCCTCGACGACGTCGTCGAGACCGCCGACATCTTCATCACGACCACCGGCAACAAGGACATCATCATGGCCGCCGACATGGCCAAGATGAAGCACCAGGCCATCGTCGGGAACATCGGCCACTTCGACAACGAGATCGACATGGCCGGCCTGGCCAAGATCGAGGGCATCGTCAAGGACGAGGTCAAGCCCCAGGTCCACACCTGGAAGTTCCCCGACGGCAAGGTCCTGATCGTCCTGTCCGAGGGCCGCCTGCTGAACCTGGGCAACGCCACCGGCCACCCCTCCTTCGTGATGTCGAACTCCTTCGCGGACCAGACCCTGGCCCAGATCGAGCTCTTCACGAAGCAGGCGGAGTACCCGACCGACGTCTACGTCCTCCCGAAGCACCTGGACGAGAAGGTCGCCCGCCTCCACCTCGACGCCCTCGGCGTCAGGCTCACCACCCTGCGCCCCGAGCAGGCCGAGTACATCGGCGTCAAGGTTGAGGGCCCGTACAAGGCGGACCACTACCGCTACTGA